One part of the Vogesella sp. LIG4 genome encodes these proteins:
- a CDS encoding ABC transporter permease — protein sequence MLFYGYEAQIIAGTWMTVKLSLLSLLLAVVFGLAGALCKLSPQPLLRRLAQGYSTLIRSVPDLVLMLLLFYSLQIALNQLTDALGLRQIDIDPFTAGIVTIGFIYGAYFTETFRSAFLAVPRGQLEAAVAYGMDRVLLFRRVLFPQMMRFALPGLGNNWQVLIKASALVSIIGLADIVKVTQDAGRSTMAMFEFCFLAAFIYLAITTVSSVLLHRLERRYNLGVKESRL from the coding sequence GTCGCTGTTGCTGGCCGTGGTGTTCGGCCTGGCGGGCGCGCTGTGCAAGCTGTCGCCGCAGCCACTGCTGCGCCGGCTGGCGCAGGGCTATTCCACGCTGATCCGCAGCGTGCCGGACCTGGTGTTGATGCTGCTGCTGTTCTACAGCCTGCAGATCGCGCTGAACCAGCTTACCGATGCGCTGGGGCTGCGGCAGATCGACATCGACCCCTTCACCGCCGGCATTGTCACCATCGGCTTCATCTACGGCGCCTACTTCACCGAAACCTTCCGCTCCGCCTTTCTGGCGGTGCCGCGCGGCCAACTTGAGGCGGCGGTGGCCTACGGCATGGACCGGGTGCTGCTGTTCCGCCGCGTGCTGTTTCCGCAGATGATGCGCTTTGCGCTGCCCGGCCTTGGCAACAACTGGCAGGTGCTGATCAAAGCCTCGGCCCTGGTGTCCATCATCGGTCTGGCCGACATCGTCAAGGTCACCCAGGATGCCGGGCGCAGCACCATGGCGATGTTCGAGTTCTGCTTCCTGGCCGCCTTCATCTACCTGGCCATCACCACCGTATCCAGCGTGCTGCTGCACCGGCTGGAGCGCCGCTACAACCTGGGTGTGAAGGAGAGCCGGCTGTGA